A part of Aquaspirillum sp. LM1 genomic DNA contains:
- the rdgB gene encoding RdgB/HAM1 family non-canonical purine NTP pyrophosphatase: MLTKLVLASNNAGKLREFSALLAPLGCQVIAQGERNVPEAEEPFHTFIENALAKARHASRLTGLPALADDSGLCVDALGGAPGVLSARFAGEPKSDARNNAALLAALDGKTPRSGHYYCVLVLVRHADDPQPIIADGIWRGQVLSTAQGDGGFGYDPLFQAQGESVSVAQMDATAKNAVSHRGLAMRALAAKLAELGPA; the protein is encoded by the coding sequence ATGTTGACAAAACTGGTGCTGGCCAGCAATAACGCCGGCAAATTACGCGAATTCTCCGCCCTGCTCGCCCCCCTGGGCTGCCAAGTCATCGCCCAGGGCGAACGGAACGTGCCAGAAGCCGAAGAACCCTTCCACACCTTTATCGAAAACGCCCTGGCCAAAGCCCGCCACGCCAGCCGGCTCACCGGCCTGCCGGCGCTGGCCGACGACTCCGGCCTGTGCGTCGATGCCCTGGGCGGCGCGCCTGGCGTGCTGTCCGCACGCTTTGCTGGCGAACCCAAATCCGACGCGCGCAACAACGCCGCCCTGCTGGCCGCGCTGGACGGAAAAACCCCGCGTAGCGGCCATTATTACTGCGTGCTGGTGCTGGTGCGCCACGCCGACGACCCGCAGCCGATCATCGCCGACGGCATCTGGCGCGGCCAGGTGCTCAGCACCGCGCAAGGCGACGGCGGCTTTGGCTACGACCCGCTGTTCCAGGCGCAGGGCGAAAGTGTGTCGGTAGCGCAAATGGACGCCACGGCCAAAAACGCCGTCAGCCATCGTGGCCTGGCCATGCGCGCGCTGGCAGCCAAGCTGGCCGAACTGGGGCCGGCATGA
- the hemW gene encoding radical SAM family heme chaperone HemW — translation MIPLQFHPRAAAWRLDSLPPLSLYIHFPWCVRKCPYCDFNSHEPRSALDQDGYIDALIADLESALPLIWGRRVQTVFMGGGTPSLFSPAHIDRLLRALDARLKLNPDAEITLEANPGTLEIAQFAGYRAAGVNRLSIGVQSFNSGHLSALGRIHGATEARRAAEQASRHFDTFNLDLMYALPGQTLDQALADVEQALALGARHLSAYHLTLEPNTLFAARPPANLPDDDLAADMQEAIEARLAAAGFVHYETSAFALPGHQAQHNLNYWTFGDYLGIGAGAHGKLSFHDRIQRDMRHKQPAAYLAGVAQGSQVQSSQPVAQADLAFEFMMNALRLTDGFALSLFNERTGLPLSAILPALEQAEQRGWLAREQGLVRPTLLGQRFLNDLLEVFLPETTT, via the coding sequence ATGATTCCGCTGCAATTTCACCCGCGCGCCGCCGCCTGGCGGCTGGACAGCCTGCCGCCGCTGTCGCTGTACATTCACTTTCCCTGGTGTGTGCGCAAATGCCCGTATTGCGACTTCAACTCGCACGAACCGCGCAGCGCGCTGGATCAAGACGGTTATATCGACGCACTGATTGCCGACCTGGAAAGCGCCCTGCCCTTGATCTGGGGCCGGCGAGTGCAGACGGTATTCATGGGCGGCGGCACGCCCAGCCTGTTCAGCCCGGCGCATATCGACCGCCTGCTGCGCGCGCTGGACGCCCGGCTCAAGCTCAATCCGGATGCGGAAATCACTCTGGAAGCCAACCCCGGCACGCTGGAAATCGCCCAGTTTGCCGGCTATCGCGCTGCCGGGGTAAACCGGCTGTCGATTGGCGTGCAGAGCTTTAACTCTGGCCACCTGAGCGCGCTGGGCCGCATTCATGGCGCCACCGAAGCGCGCCGCGCCGCCGAGCAGGCCAGCCGCCATTTCGACACGTTTAATCTGGATCTGATGTACGCCCTGCCCGGTCAGACGCTGGACCAGGCGCTGGCCGACGTTGAACAAGCACTGGCACTGGGGGCACGTCACCTGTCGGCCTATCACCTGACGCTGGAGCCCAACACCCTGTTTGCCGCCCGCCCGCCGGCCAATCTGCCCGACGACGACCTGGCGGCTGATATGCAGGAGGCCATCGAAGCGCGGCTGGCGGCGGCAGGGTTTGTCCATTACGAAACCTCGGCATTTGCCCTGCCTGGCCACCAGGCGCAGCACAACCTCAACTACTGGACATTTGGCGATTATCTGGGCATTGGTGCCGGCGCGCATGGCAAGCTGTCGTTTCATGACCGCATTCAGCGCGACATGCGCCACAAACAGCCGGCGGCGTATCTGGCCGGCGTGGCGCAGGGCAGCCAGGTGCAGAGCAGCCAGCCGGTGGCGCAGGCTGATCTGGCGTTTGAATTCATGATGAACGCGCTGCGCCTGACCGACGGTTTTGCCCTGAGTCTGTTCAACGAGCGCACTGGCCTGCCGCTCAGTGCCATCCTGCCGGCGCTGGAACAGGCCGAGCAGCGCGGCTGGCTGGCGCGGGAACAGGGCCTGGTGCGGCCCACCCTGCTGGGCCAGCGCTTTTTGAATGATCTGCTTGAGGTGTTCTTGCCGGAAACCACGACATAA
- a CDS encoding TetR/AcrR family transcriptional regulator: MTTADQIIDAALTAFYQNGFHASGVDQLSAAAGVTKRTLYRHFQSKEGLIEAVLQWRDQQFMQEMQAAVEAESPARRPLAYLEFLQRWGQRSQFNGCLFINAAAEYARASDGPHGQAKAHKARVQAYLLQLCRQAGLANASVLAAQLFVLGEGLIVASQVSGADVGQAEAVCAAWRCLSGDNHG, translated from the coding sequence ATGACCACCGCAGACCAGATTATTGACGCCGCACTGACGGCGTTTTACCAGAATGGGTTTCACGCCAGCGGCGTAGACCAGCTCAGCGCCGCCGCCGGGGTGACCAAACGCACGCTGTATCGGCATTTTCAAAGCAAGGAAGGCTTGATTGAGGCGGTGTTGCAGTGGCGTGACCAGCAGTTCATGCAGGAGATGCAGGCGGCAGTGGAAGCCGAATCGCCCGCCCGGCGGCCACTGGCGTATCTGGAATTTCTCCAGCGCTGGGGACAGCGCTCACAGTTTAATGGCTGCCTGTTCATCAATGCCGCAGCAGAATACGCGCGCGCCAGCGATGGGCCGCATGGCCAGGCCAAAGCGCACAAGGCGCGGGTGCAGGCGTATTTGCTGCAGTTGTGCCGCCAGGCCGGTCTGGCCAACGCCAGTGTGCTGGCGGCCCAGTTGTTTGTGCTGGGAGAAGGGCTGATTGTCGCCAGCCAGGTCAGCGGGGCCGACGTCGGGCAAGCCGAAGCCGTATGCGCAGCGTGGCGCTGCCTGAGTGGCGACAATCACGGCTGA
- a CDS encoding HPP family protein, whose product MRIKLKLASSAPPAPSLPFTLVSLCGAGLAIAITAWLSQASGAVWLMAPFGASCVLAFGLPDSPLAQPRSIIGGHMVTTLVGLLVWYTLGHDWWAQALAVGLALMAMQHTRTLHAPAGANPLLVMSVQPSLAFLLTPVLAGSLVIVAVAWVMNNLRQRGSYPRYWW is encoded by the coding sequence ATGCGCATCAAACTCAAGCTGGCATCCAGTGCGCCACCCGCACCGTCACTACCTTTTACCCTGGTGTCGCTGTGTGGTGCCGGGCTGGCCATTGCCATCACCGCATGGCTGTCGCAGGCTTCCGGGGCTGTCTGGCTGATGGCGCCTTTTGGGGCCAGCTGCGTGCTGGCATTTGGCCTGCCGGATTCGCCACTGGCGCAGCCACGCAGCATCATTGGCGGGCATATGGTCACCACCCTGGTGGGGCTGCTGGTGTGGTACACACTGGGCCATGACTGGTGGGCGCAGGCGCTGGCGGTGGGGTTGGCGCTGATGGCCATGCAGCATACCCGCACGCTGCACGCGCCCGCCGGGGCCAACCCGCTGCTGGTGATGAGCGTACAGCCAAGTCTGGCGTTTTTGCTCACCCCGGTGCTGGCCGGCTCGCTGGTCATTGTGGCGGTGGCCTGGGTCATGAACAATCTGCGCCAGCGCGGCAGCTATCCGCGCTACTGGTGGTGA
- the phnF gene encoding phosphonate metabolism transcriptional regulator PhnF — translation MSARTSRPAGTALWLQIEATLSQEILGHQLTGRLPNEQALAERFQVNRHTVRQAIQSLQHKGLVRIERGRGTFVQEDMIAYRLGKTSRFSHSLAGQHLVSDVDIQSCHFEPASAPVATLLAVAAASPVLRVESLDLADGKVVSVCTQYFPLPRFDGLIEVYRTSKSTSEAFSRLGITRFNRVLSRISARLPRTEVAQALQQGKHQPVLYVESVYADVDGVPIEYGITRFGGDTVQIEVTPENL, via the coding sequence ATGTCTGCACGCACTTCCCGCCCGGCGGGCACCGCCCTGTGGCTGCAAATTGAAGCCACCCTCAGCCAGGAGATTCTTGGCCACCAGCTGACTGGCCGGCTGCCCAACGAGCAGGCGCTGGCCGAACGGTTTCAGGTGAACCGGCACACTGTGCGCCAGGCGATTCAGAGTCTGCAGCACAAGGGGCTGGTGCGCATTGAGCGCGGGCGGGGTACGTTTGTACAGGAAGACATGATTGCCTACCGGCTGGGCAAAACCAGCCGCTTTTCGCACAGTCTGGCGGGGCAGCATCTGGTCAGCGATGTGGATATCCAGTCCTGCCATTTTGAGCCGGCCAGCGCGCCGGTGGCCACTCTGCTGGCGGTGGCGGCGGCCAGCCCGGTGTTGCGGGTGGAATCGCTTGATCTGGCCGATGGCAAGGTGGTCAGCGTGTGCACCCAGTATTTTCCGCTGCCGCGCTTTGACGGGCTGATTGAGGTGTATCGCACCAGCAAAAGCACCAGCGAAGCTTTCAGCCGACTGGGAATTACCCGCTTCAACCGGGTGCTCAGCCGCATCAGCGCACGGCTGCCGCGCACGGAAGTGGCGCAGGCGCTGCAGCAAGGCAAGCATCAGCCGGTGCTGTATGTGGAAAGTGTCTACGCCGACGTCGATGGTGTGCCGATTGAGTACGGGATTACCCGCTTTGGCGGGGACACCGTGCAGATTGAAGTCACGCCGGAGAATTTATAA
- a CDS encoding putative 2-aminoethylphosphonate ABC transporter substrate-binding protein has protein sequence MQATSLLYAAALSLASVSVLADTTLTVYTALEADQLKAYQQKFEQDTPGIKLRWVRDSTGIITAKLLAEKANPQADVVMGVAASSLLVLEKEGMLHGYAPKNLASLSRQYVDNATPPSWVGMNVWGSAICFNTVEAAKLGLKKPESWKDLLKPEYKGRIVMPNPASSGTGYFDVTAWLLLFGEKDGWSYMDKLHQNIAQYTHSGSKPCKQAAAGEFPVGISFEYRAAKLKDSGAPIEVIFPKEGLGWDVEATAIMKGSKNLDAAKKLADWSASQSANEQYEKNFAIVAMPGVAKPNPHIPADYEKRLVKQDLRWSAAQRERILAEWSKRYDGKSEPK, from the coding sequence ATGCAGGCAACTTCCCTTCTCTACGCGGCGGCCCTTTCCCTGGCCAGCGTTTCTGTTCTGGCCGACACCACGCTGACGGTGTACACCGCGCTGGAAGCCGATCAGCTCAAGGCATACCAGCAAAAATTTGAACAGGACACGCCGGGGATCAAGCTGCGCTGGGTGCGCGACTCCACCGGCATCATCACCGCCAAGCTGCTGGCAGAAAAAGCCAACCCGCAGGCCGATGTGGTGATGGGGGTGGCGGCGTCTTCGCTGCTGGTGCTGGAAAAAGAAGGCATGCTGCACGGCTATGCACCCAAAAACCTGGCCAGTCTGTCGCGTCAGTATGTGGACAACGCCACCCCGCCCAGCTGGGTGGGGATGAATGTCTGGGGGTCGGCCATCTGTTTCAACACGGTTGAAGCCGCCAAGCTGGGCCTGAAAAAGCCGGAAAGCTGGAAAGACCTGCTCAAGCCGGAATACAAGGGCCGGATTGTCATGCCCAACCCGGCGTCTTCTGGCACCGGCTATTTTGACGTGACCGCCTGGCTGCTGCTGTTTGGCGAAAAAGACGGCTGGTCGTATATGGACAAGCTGCACCAGAACATTGCCCAGTACACCCATTCTGGCTCCAAGCCGTGCAAGCAGGCGGCAGCGGGCGAGTTTCCGGTGGGCATTTCGTTTGAGTATCGCGCCGCCAAGCTGAAAGACAGTGGCGCGCCCATCGAGGTGATTTTTCCCAAAGAAGGCCTGGGCTGGGATGTGGAGGCCACCGCCATCATGAAGGGCAGCAAGAACCTCGACGCTGCCAAGAAGCTGGCCGACTGGTCGGCATCGCAGTCGGCCAATGAGCAGTACGAAAAGAACTTTGCCATTGTCGCCATGCCGGGCGTGGCCAAGCCCAACCCGCATATTCCGGCAGATTACGAAAAGCGTCTGGTCAAGCAGGATTTGCGCTGGTCGGCTGCGCAGCGCGAGCGGATTCTGGCCGAATGGAGCAAGCGCTACGACGGCAAGTCCGAGCCAAAGTAA
- a CDS encoding phosphonate degradation HD-domain oxygenase, translated as MPRRWSFLVNYPHLSHLDQLASLLAGMGEQLYGGEAISQLAHALQSGLAAEQDHASPALITAAFLHDIGHVLAEQGHDDLANGVNDHHEAIAVQALSALFDDDVLQPIALHVAAKRYLCAVQPGYADSLSTASQLSLALQGGPMGDSEARRFAQRPYADEALALRRYDDLAKVVNLPTPPLAHYLAIAAQVQKARP; from the coding sequence ATGCCCCGCCGCTGGAGTTTTCTGGTGAATTATCCGCATCTTTCCCATCTGGACCAGCTGGCCAGCCTGCTGGCCGGCATGGGCGAACAGTTGTACGGCGGCGAGGCCATCAGCCAGCTGGCGCATGCCCTGCAGTCCGGCCTGGCCGCCGAACAGGACCACGCCAGCCCGGCGCTGATTACCGCTGCGTTCTTGCATGACATTGGCCATGTGCTGGCTGAACAGGGCCATGACGACCTGGCCAATGGCGTCAACGACCACCACGAAGCCATCGCCGTGCAGGCCTTGTCGGCGCTGTTTGACGACGACGTGCTGCAGCCGATTGCCCTGCATGTGGCGGCCAAGCGCTATCTGTGTGCCGTTCAGCCCGGTTACGCTGACAGTTTGTCCACCGCATCGCAGCTGTCGCTGGCGCTGCAGGGCGGGCCGATGGGTGACAGCGAAGCCCGCCGCTTTGCCCAGCGTCCCTATGCCGACGAGGCGCTGGCCTTGCGCCGCTACGATGACCTGGCCAAGGTGGTGAACCTGCCTACCCCACCGCTGGCGCACTACCTGGCGATTGCCGCCCAGGTGCAGAAAGCCCGGCCATGA